The Phyllobacterium zundukense DNA segment GCAGATGGCCTTCAAGGCCACGATCTTGCGTCCGGCCTACTTCATCCAGAACGATCTGATGGTCAAAGACGTCATCACCGGCTACGGCGCCTATACAATGCCGATCGGTGCCAAGGGTCTTGCCATGATCGACGTCCGGGATATCGCCGAAATCGCCGCCCTTGAGCTGCTGCGCCGCGAACAGGCTGCAGAGCCGCTTGCGATCGACCGGATCAACCTTGTCGGTCCAGAGATACTGACCGGAACGGATATCGCTGCCATCTGGTCAGACGTGCTCGCCCGCCCGATCAACTACGGCGGCGACAATACCGAGGGCTTTGAGCAAAATCTCAAGCAGTTCGTGCCCGCCTGGATGGCCTATGACATGCGCCTGATGGGCGAGCGGTTCTTGACCGACGGAATGCTCCCCGAGGCCGGCGACGTCGAGCGCCTGACTGCACTACTTGGTCGCCCACTTCGCCAATATCGCGACTTCGCCTCGAAGACTGTTGCTTCCGCCTAACGGAAGCAACAGCTATCTCGAAAGGACTATCACCATGATCTATTCGACCGCCATAGTTCCAGTAAACCCGGAAGGCGAAACTCGGTTGACGCGCGCTCAGACGTGGAAGGGTCTCGAACTCAAAGCACGCGACGCCCGCTTGTTCCTCGTTCCTGGTCTCTGCACCCGTTGTGAGGTTGTTGAGGAAAGCGCTAACCACTTCGTGCGTGAAGCCACGATCGGTGGCAACGACCTGCGCGAAATCGTCACTCTTGAGGCGGAAAGCAAAATCACCTTCTTCCAGGCGGCCGGTCCGCGCGAAGGAGCGATTATCAACGAACTGTTCGAAGATGAGGAAGGCGCACTGCAGCTTCGCTTCTACTGCTACATGGGCCTGCGCGGCAAAGAGCCAAATACACCTGAAGAGCAGGCCCAGCAGGCTCAGCTCGCCGGCGAAAACGGCTACAAGGCCGCCCTCCTGGCGACGCTGAAACGAACACGCGAACTGCTTGCGGAGGGAAAGCTCTAATCATCCCAAGAACAAACTGACAGGGCGGCCCTTTAGGAGACGCCCTGCCTTTGCCGTATACTGACATTAAGTTCGTTACCGGTGCCGTTAGCGGCTGGATTGCGAGGTCGAGTTACCAACGCTGTCCCTCTTCTGCCAGCAATCATCGTTGCGTAAACACTCGTTGAGCTGGTCAGTCAGTTGATTTACATCCGCGTTATTGCACGGCTAGAAGCAAGCAGCCACTCTGTGAATGACTGCAATTGGCGCATAGTTGCCATGTCCTTCAAGGCTGCGCTACCTCGCCATCGTATCTAAGATTTACTGACAATGTGCGAGCAGCACACCGCTTACATTGAATCTCTTGAACGTTCTGCTTATGGAGAATGCCAAGGTCAAACGATAGAATGGCGATGACGAGGGCGAGAAAGCTTGCCCACATCCAGAGCGGCTTCCCCACCCACTCGACGAATAAAAATGAGAAATCCAACGAAAATCCCCTGTCGGCACGGATTGTCGGAAAAAGGTCCGACATCGCAAGAGTGCCGAGGCTCTTCAGGTTTGCAAGCACCCCAGATGATCAAAAACGTTAGAGCGCGATTTTTGCTTCCGGACCAACCTGATGCAACAATCGCACTCTAAAATCCTTTGTGGCTCGAATACGAAAACTGCGTTTGCCAGACGAAGACCGTGAGTACGCGCGGGGCTTCTTACGACTGGTTATAGTATATTGTATTGATCGCATGCTTTCCTTGAGAGTCATAGCAATCGACGATCGTGGCGGAAGGTGTCACTTCCACTGTGCAGGTATAGGTTTCCCCGCCAGATACAGTATTTATTTCGTTTACGTTTAGGTCCCGTATTGTATTTTTGTCTGTTGTCATTTGTCTTTCCCTTCGATGCTATGGCTATGTTCAATTTATTCGCAGTGGGCAATAACCGGCTCGATGTTGCCAGGCCTATTTCTCTGTCGTCGATGTCTTCGGAAGGTAAACCGTCGACGTCGGTTCTGTGCAGCCGCGTCCATCTGGCCCTTCCGTCACGCCGCCTGCCACACTTTTCTGATCTGTTTCAGTGAGTTCGCGCATTTTTCGGTATTCTCCAATTTAACAAACGAGGTCAGGCAAACGCCGTGCCCCAATACTTCGACATGATCCAGCTTCAATAAATCCGGATCAACTGTATTTAGATTGATGCGCGCTTTCCCCCTACTAGCTCAGATGTGCTATCCCGTTCTGCGTAGGAGTAAGATTCACTGTCACGCTTCGCGATAAGATTTGCGGGAGACATATCGTCATTTCACTTGCCTTTCGAGCCGGCACGTCTCTTCTGAAATTCACATTCGGTGGTCGCTTGAAACGATCCGCCATAGTCCATGTGTACTAATGACAGGGACCCACCCAAACGCTAGTTTCGAAATCGAACAGGTTGATCGTGCGTTAAATCGCTAATGTTGGCGTGTTTTCCAAGGGCGTCCTATGGCTTTCACGCATCGAGATGTCGGGCGATCTACCGAGCTTTCGATGAAAGGATCCCGGAGCATGACGGTTCTTGTTCTATCTGAGAAGTACTTCAGTCAAGTTTCCAGTGGTGATATTCACGGCCAATAGGAATCCTGGGATGCACTCAAGCGCGGTCCCCGCGGCGAAACGATCGCCGAGACAATTCGGCTGACGCTCGAAAGTCTGCTGGCTGGCGTCGCTGACAGTCAAAACGACCAATTATGCCATCGACTTGATAACAATAGAAAGAAGGAGAGCCAAAGATGCGTGATCAACATTCGGAACTGCGGGAGCTCAATCCAGACGAACTTGGGATCGTGAGCGGTGGTGTGTCGCAGGATACTGCTATTAATACCAACCTGGCAATTATTGGAATTGGGGTTGGTATCCTGGCTGCCGGCGCGACCGCTCCTGCGTGGTTCCCAATAGCGATGATGGGAGTAGGCGTGGCTGCGGTTGTATCGTACGCTATGGAATAATGCGTGGCTGCGGTTGCAAGAACTTACGAGCAAATATCGTCAGCCGAGTATGATTCTACGCTGAGGCGTTGAATTATGCTGGATTGGGTTGATGAGAAACAAGGCCAGCTTTCCGCTGGCCTTGTTTGCATTTATCGCAACCTGGCAGGGCTCGCTTCACTTGTGGCCGCTCTATCGGCATATCGCGCAGACCAAAGAGGAGATCGCGGATATTGTAGCCAAAGTTCGGAATAACACTTGACGCGACATTTCCGGCCGCCGAAACAAAATCGTGAAATACGGGGTCAGGAAAAGCTGTTCTTGCTCATTCCGGACAATGACATTCAAGCTTGGGTTAAGATCAATGACCGAACTTGTTGGGGAGAAAATGTCGGCATCTGGAAGAGCGGGAATCGGGTCTTATTTGGCAGCGGCAATGCGGACCTTGAGGCAAACGATCGGCGGAGCCCACGCCAGGAATGGCCATGGCGATCGGGAGCGAGCTCAGGCAATTGTACGGTTGCTGCTCACCATCGTGGTTGCTTTGTATCTTGGTGTCGGGGTCGTGACGGGAGCCGTTTCCAAGCCAGTCGGATCGTTCTTGACGGTGTACTTTGTCGCATTCTTCCTGGTTTCGACACTTCTCTTTGTGGCTATCCTTCGACGGCCCGGTGTCAATCATTACCGACGCGCGATGGCAATGGCTCTCGATTTCGGCAGTCTGACGATGACCATGATAATCGGTTCGGAATATGTAGCGCCATTATATGCGATTTTGCTTTGGGTAACGGTCGGATATGGCATGCGCTACGGTTCCCGGTATTTGGGAATTGCCACCCTGCTTGCGCTTGCAAGTCTGGGATTTATTATGCTTGGCAGCAGCTATTGGCAAGCGCAGCCGTACATTGTTGCCGCACTGGCAGTGACAACGATAATTGTTCCGCTCTATGCCCACATGTTGCTAACCGATACGCGCGAGGCCTCTGATCTTGCGACTGCCGCAAATCTTGCGAAGTCGCGTTTCCTTGCACAGGCAAGCCACGATCTTCGTCAGCCTGTTCACGCAATTGGCCTGTTCACCGCCTGTCTACGGGATTCCGGTCTGGCACCCGATGACAAGCAAATGGTCGATAATATAGATCGGTCTCTACAAAGCCTTTCACGGCTCTTTCGCTCATTGCTCGACGTTGCGACGCTCGACAGCGGCAAAATCTCGCCAAATATGGAAGTCGTCGCCGTCGGACCGCTCATCAGGACCATCGTTGATCAAAACGTGGAAGCGGCACGATGGGCAAATGTCGATCTTCGCTTTGTGAAGACAAATCTCCGCGTGCGGGTGGATCCGAATCTACTGACCATCATTTTACAGAACCTGCTGTCCAATGCTTTGAAGTATGCGCCCGACGCGCCTGTGTTGATCGGTTGCCGACGTAGCGGGAAATCTCTGTCCATCCATATCCATGACTGCGGCCAAGGCATATCTG contains these protein-coding regions:
- a CDS encoding SDR family oxidoreductase — protein: MTILVTGATGNIGRQVIEHLAKRGADVRALVRDPSKANLPEGVSVVQGDFLDVDSLRNAMSGVSTLFLLNAVVPDEFTQALIALNVARSAGIERIVYLSVIHADVYVNVPHFAGKFGVERMIEQMAFKATILRPAYFIQNDLMVKDVITGYGAYTMPIGAKGLAMIDVRDIAEIAALELLRREQAAEPLAIDRINLVGPEILTGTDIAAIWSDVLARPINYGGDNTEGFEQNLKQFVPAWMAYDMRLMGERFLTDGMLPEAGDVERLTALLGRPLRQYRDFASKTVASA
- a CDS encoding AtaL-like protein — encoded protein: MIYSTAIVPVNPEGETRLTRAQTWKGLELKARDARLFLVPGLCTRCEVVEESANHFVREATIGGNDLREIVTLEAESKITFFQAAGPREGAIINELFEDEEGALQLRFYCYMGLRGKEPNTPEEQAQQAQLAGENGYKAALLATLKRTRELLAEGKL
- a CDS encoding hybrid sensor histidine kinase/response regulator codes for the protein MTELVGEKMSASGRAGIGSYLAAAMRTLRQTIGGAHARNGHGDRERAQAIVRLLLTIVVALYLGVGVVTGAVSKPVGSFLTVYFVAFFLVSTLLFVAILRRPGVNHYRRAMAMALDFGSLTMTMIIGSEYVAPLYAILLWVTVGYGMRYGSRYLGIATLLALASLGFIMLGSSYWQAQPYIVAALAVTTIIVPLYAHMLLTDTREASDLATAANLAKSRFLAQASHDLRQPVHAIGLFTACLRDSGLAPDDKQMVDNIDRSLQSLSRLFRSLLDVATLDSGKISPNMEVVAVGPLIRTIVDQNVEAARWANVDLRFVKTNLRVRVDPNLLTIILQNLLSNALKYAPDAPVLIGCRRSGKSLSIHIHDCGQGISEQDRANVFEEFYRVSIQGKDVEGVGLGLSIVRRMATLMDLGVILESSLGRGTSVAITGLKITQEDETSRILRSNPPASLISGMKILLVEDDADVLMATKTMLEKWGCQVNAQQTAQFDVEPCDLLLADFDLNGDESGVDCIARVRSLLGRDIPAIIMTGHSDGRVQAEIGSADIPILSKPTRPAELRAAILARKLQLEQLDNGSKPQASESSGAMT